One part of the Bacteroidota bacterium genome encodes these proteins:
- a CDS encoding sugar kinase: MNYGMKVPAVGGLDFVSVGALVHRLDPGIIPFRKATECQIHVSGGEFNVAANLADC, from the coding sequence ATGAATTATGGTATGAAGGTACCCGCGGTGGGGGGACTTGATTTCGTTTCCGTGGGAGCATTGGTCCACCGACTCGACCCGGGCATCATTCCATTCAGGAAGGCGACGGAATGCCAGATCCATGTCAGCGGCGGGGAGTTCAACGTAGCGGCGAACCTTGCGGACTGTTT
- a CDS encoding alpha-L-fucosidase translates to MTRSPVIIFIASIVVVVFSGGGKNAAESPPIEFTHPFPSKTQLQWENSKLEMFVHFGMNTFTDKEWGNGTEDPALFNPTAFNADQWAAAAKEAGFKYLILTAKHHDGFCLWPSKFTGHTVRKSPYKNGQGDIVKEVAAACQKEGLKFGFYLSPWDRHESTYGTDAYNAFYCNQLTELLTNYGEISEVWFDGANGEGPNGKHQVYDWPKYYSTIRQYQPGALIAIEGPDIRWVGNENGMAGETEWSIQPPKYPLQNSAEPKTWWPSQCDVSIRPGWFYHASEDEQIKTVDQLVDIYFKSVGRNSNLLLNVPPNSHGLIASVDVHRLQDWHARLAKIFANELFTNAAIVASNTRNESYSVHNCLDHNAGTFWTTEKDTTAADIIITMDKAADINIIELDEVIEFGQRISSFEIYADHNGTWGKIFSGTTIGRTRLARFPAVNTQRIKIAITSSLAAPVLSSVEGYYDENNEVR, encoded by the coding sequence GTGACGCGATCACCCGTCATAATATTCATTGCATCAATTGTTGTCGTCGTCTTCAGTGGAGGCGGAAAGAATGCCGCCGAATCTCCGCCGATAGAGTTCACGCATCCTTTCCCATCGAAAACTCAATTGCAATGGGAGAACAGTAAGCTTGAAATGTTCGTCCATTTCGGCATGAATACCTTTACGGATAAGGAATGGGGAAACGGCACTGAAGACCCGGCGCTTTTTAATCCGACGGCCTTCAATGCCGACCAATGGGCTGCCGCGGCTAAAGAAGCCGGATTTAAGTACTTAATTTTAACTGCCAAGCATCACGATGGCTTTTGTTTGTGGCCCAGCAAGTTTACCGGACATACCGTGAGAAAGAGCCCCTATAAGAATGGTCAAGGCGACATTGTTAAAGAAGTGGCCGCAGCATGCCAGAAGGAGGGCCTCAAGTTCGGGTTTTATCTCTCCCCGTGGGACCGGCACGAATCGACGTACGGTACCGATGCCTATAATGCATTTTATTGCAATCAGCTCACCGAATTATTGACGAACTATGGAGAAATCAGTGAGGTGTGGTTCGACGGTGCAAACGGCGAAGGGCCGAATGGAAAACATCAGGTGTACGATTGGCCGAAGTACTATTCGACGATACGCCAATATCAGCCCGGTGCCCTTATCGCGATCGAAGGCCCCGATATCCGTTGGGTTGGAAACGAGAACGGAATGGCCGGCGAGACCGAATGGAGTATCCAACCCCCAAAATACCCTCTGCAAAATTCTGCCGAACCGAAAACATGGTGGCCGTCCCAATGCGATGTCTCGATTCGGCCCGGATGGTTTTACCATGCTTCCGAAGACGAACAGATAAAGACCGTTGATCAACTCGTGGATATCTACTTCAAGTCTGTCGGTAGAAATAGCAATCTGCTCCTGAATGTCCCCCCGAATTCCCATGGCTTGATTGCGAGCGTCGATGTTCATCGGTTGCAGGATTGGCATGCTCGGTTGGCGAAGATATTTGCAAATGAACTGTTCACAAACGCCGCCATCGTAGCCTCAAATACCAGGAATGAAAGTTATTCCGTTCACAACTGTCTTGACCACAACGCCGGGACGTTTTGGACCACGGAGAAAGACACCACCGCTGCTGATATTATTATCACGATGGACAAGGCTGCGGATATCAATATTATAGAACTTGATGAAGTCATTGAGTTCGGTCAACGGATCTCTTCGTTCGAGATTTATGCAGATCACAATGGCACATGGGGCAAGATCTTTTCGGGCACCACGATCGGCAGAACACGTCTCGCTCGTTTCCCGGCCGTGAACACTCAGCGAATAAAAATTGCCATCACTTCATCTCTTGCCGCGCCGGTCCTAAGTTCAGTTGAGGGGTATTACGATGAAAATAATGAAGTACGTTAG
- the galB gene encoding beta-galactosidase GalB, with product MHSLSSRLFRDVHAQWYKAAIVFFISIFMFPGVIIGGLHSDSGTRKTELFCTNWSFHLGDIQGAESPAFNDSAWRLLDLPHDWSIEGAFDKDNPAGFDGGALPGGVGWYRKTFTVEESNKGMLIFIDFDGIYRNSEVWINGHYLGRRPYGYSSFEYELTPFINFGNEKNVLAVRVDNSEQPNSRWYSGSGIYRNVWLVKSSRVFVDHWGTFISTPHVTKEGAQVSIRTRIRNAMNTDQTVTLSTILVDKDSREAGRIASNAVVPKNSVYEFSQTALIANPQLWNVDRPALYTAKSEVAVDGKVSDAYSTTFGVRTFSFDIDKGFILNGERLKILGVCDHHDLGCLGAAINTRALQRQLELLKTMGCNGIRTSHNPPAPELLDLCDKMGFIVMDEAFDMWMKPKTKFDYHLDFAEWHKRDLEDMVVRDRNHPSIMIWSIGNELPEQWDPTDTSGAEIARDLCAIIRNLDTTRPITSNCSDHKTDNIVIRSGALDIVGFSYGQNEYPTFQTNFPGQKLIGSETASALESRGHYDMPSDSVRVWPAPKNKSYVTGNPDYTVSAYDNVCVPWGATHEEAWKLVKKNDFVAGTFIWTGFDYLGEPTPYQWPSRSSYFGIFDLAGFPKDAYYLYKSEWTQEPVLHILPHWNWKAGQLIDVWAYTNCDEAELFLNGKSMGVRRKGADDLHLMWQITYEPGTLKAIGKRGTMVLTDEVKTAGSPAKIVLEADRNRIAADGRDLSFVTVKVLDEKGVLVPDAENLVRFKISGEGKIAGVDNGSEIDHEPFKADYRKAFNGLALVVIQSTEKKGAIQLEASSDGLKPSALLITSE from the coding sequence ATGCATTCATTGTCGAGCCGTCTGTTTCGTGACGTGCATGCTCAATGGTACAAAGCGGCGATCGTGTTTTTCATTTCCATCTTTATGTTTCCAGGTGTGATCATCGGGGGCCTGCACTCCGACTCGGGTACGAGGAAGACCGAACTTTTCTGCACGAACTGGTCTTTTCACCTCGGCGATATTCAGGGAGCCGAGAGCCCCGCATTTAACGATTCGGCATGGAGGCTTCTGGATCTGCCTCACGACTGGAGCATTGAAGGAGCGTTTGACAAGGATAATCCGGCCGGCTTTGACGGAGGAGCACTCCCCGGCGGCGTCGGGTGGTATCGAAAGACGTTCACGGTCGAGGAATCAAACAAAGGAATGCTCATCTTCATTGACTTCGACGGTATCTACAGGAACAGCGAAGTTTGGATCAACGGCCACTATCTTGGAAGGAGACCGTACGGTTACTCATCGTTCGAATATGAGCTGACTCCGTTCATCAATTTCGGGAACGAGAAGAATGTGCTGGCCGTGAGAGTCGATAATTCTGAACAGCCGAACTCACGGTGGTATTCCGGCTCGGGAATTTACCGAAACGTCTGGCTTGTCAAGTCGTCAAGAGTGTTTGTTGATCACTGGGGGACGTTCATCTCGACGCCGCATGTGACCAAGGAAGGCGCACAAGTATCGATCCGGACGAGGATCAGGAATGCAATGAATACTGACCAAACGGTCACGCTGTCCACCATCCTGGTCGATAAGGATTCCAGGGAGGCCGGCAGAATCGCCTCGAACGCCGTCGTTCCGAAAAATTCTGTTTACGAATTTTCTCAGACTGCTCTGATCGCAAATCCGCAGCTGTGGAATGTTGATCGGCCTGCTCTGTATACCGCCAAATCAGAAGTTGCGGTTGACGGAAAAGTGAGTGATGCGTATTCAACGACATTCGGCGTTCGGACATTTTCGTTCGATATTGATAAAGGATTCATCTTGAACGGCGAACGGCTCAAAATACTCGGTGTCTGCGATCACCACGATCTGGGCTGTCTTGGCGCTGCGATCAACACGCGAGCATTGCAGCGGCAGCTTGAACTTCTTAAGACGATGGGCTGCAACGGAATTCGCACATCGCATAATCCTCCTGCGCCCGAGCTGCTGGATTTATGCGACAAGATGGGATTCATCGTGATGGACGAGGCTTTCGACATGTGGATGAAGCCGAAGACTAAATTCGATTATCATCTCGATTTTGCGGAATGGCATAAGCGGGATCTGGAGGATATGGTTGTGCGCGATCGAAACCACCCGAGCATCATGATCTGGAGCATCGGGAATGAACTTCCGGAACAGTGGGATCCCACAGACACAAGCGGAGCGGAGATCGCCAGGGATCTTTGCGCGATCATACGGAACCTGGATACAACGCGTCCGATCACTTCCAATTGCAGCGATCACAAAACGGATAACATCGTCATTCGATCCGGGGCTCTGGACATTGTCGGGTTTAGCTACGGTCAAAATGAATACCCGACGTTCCAAACAAATTTTCCGGGACAGAAGCTGATCGGTTCTGAGACCGCCTCAGCGCTTGAAAGCCGGGGTCACTATGATATGCCCTCGGACAGTGTCCGTGTCTGGCCTGCTCCAAAGAACAAATCGTATGTTACCGGGAATCCGGATTACACGGTTTCAGCTTATGACAATGTCTGTGTGCCCTGGGGGGCGACGCATGAAGAAGCATGGAAACTTGTGAAGAAGAACGACTTTGTCGCGGGAACATTCATTTGGACGGGCTTCGACTACCTGGGAGAACCGACTCCATATCAATGGCCTTCGAGGAGTTCCTACTTTGGCATCTTTGACCTCGCCGGTTTTCCGAAGGATGCATACTACTTGTACAAGAGCGAATGGACGCAGGAACCAGTGCTGCATATTTTGCCCCACTGGAACTGGAAAGCGGGTCAGTTGATAGATGTATGGGCATACACTAATTGCGATGAGGCCGAGCTTTTCCTTAACGGGAAGTCGATGGGCGTGCGAAGAAAAGGGGCGGATGATCTGCATCTGATGTGGCAGATCACGTATGAGCCGGGGACGCTAAAGGCGATCGGCAAAAGAGGAACAATGGTGTTAACTGATGAAGTGAAAACCGCAGGTTCTCCTGCAAAGATCGTTCTCGAGGCCGATCGAAATCGTATTGCGGCGGATGGACGGGATCTTTCGTTTGTGACGGTCAAAGTGCTCGACGAAAAAGGGGTTCTTGTTCCCGATGCAGAAAATCTGGTCCGATTTAAGATCTCCGGCGAAGGCAAGATCGCAGGAGTGGACAACGGTTCAGAGATTGATCACGAGCCGTTCAAGGCCGATTACCGGAAGGCCTTTAATGGACTCGCTCTCGTTGTTATTCAGTCGACCGAAAAAAAGGGAGCAATTCAGCTTGAGGCGTCATCGGATGGGCTGAAACCGTCCGCTCTGCTCATTACTTCAGAATGA
- a CDS encoding glycoside hydrolase family 27 protein, whose translation MKSSRLRCVSLMLFLAVCVRSNAQDAGKLNSNTGEEAAPTPPMGWNSYDAFGSNVTEAQFRSEVDFLRANLLSHGWKYAVVDYLWFNPTGGPNIHLRKNGEPIDSLAMDEFGRLLPAVNRFPSAAGSNGFKPLAEYVHGMGLKFGIHIMRGIPRQAYWKNMRILGTTFSAREAADTLASGLCPWNDNMYGLDPERPGSQAYYNSIFNLYAQWGVDFIKVDDIARPYHKGEIEMIRKAIDQCGRPMVLSLSPGETPLSEGQNVSKNASMWRIADDMWDSWKDLRHNFDLLNSWTEWRKKGHWPDADMLPIGHVSLNGSPNGPDRLSRFTKEETYTLLTLWCIARSPLIMGGELLTTPQWVIALLQNSEVIAVDQHSTENRQVMKNDSDAVWMGRDPATGKIYVALFNLLDQGRTIEFKFVWVPDLKGPCLLHDLWNNRDIGSVEKRFTITVGAHGAGLFSLTQQ comes from the coding sequence ATGAAGAGTTCACGACTTCGGTGCGTCTCTTTGATGTTGTTCCTTGCAGTTTGCGTTAGAAGCAACGCACAAGATGCCGGAAAATTAAATTCGAATACGGGAGAAGAGGCGGCGCCGACTCCGCCGATGGGATGGAATAGTTACGATGCGTTCGGAAGTAATGTCACAGAAGCGCAGTTCAGGTCTGAAGTTGATTTTTTAAGGGCGAATTTGCTCTCCCATGGATGGAAATACGCCGTCGTCGATTATCTCTGGTTTAATCCGACAGGCGGACCGAACATTCATCTTCGCAAGAATGGGGAGCCGATCGATTCGCTTGCTATGGATGAATTCGGCAGACTCCTTCCGGCGGTCAACAGATTCCCATCTGCGGCGGGCTCAAACGGTTTTAAGCCCCTCGCCGAGTATGTACATGGCATGGGCCTGAAATTCGGCATCCATATCATGCGCGGAATTCCGCGACAGGCATACTGGAAAAACATGCGCATCCTTGGCACAACGTTCTCCGCCCGCGAGGCTGCTGATACGCTGGCGTCCGGCCTTTGTCCATGGAACGACAATATGTACGGCCTGGATCCGGAGAGGCCCGGATCCCAAGCTTACTATAATTCGATCTTCAATCTGTACGCCCAATGGGGAGTTGATTTCATCAAGGTCGATGACATCGCCCGTCCATACCATAAAGGTGAAATTGAAATGATACGTAAGGCGATCGATCAATGCGGCAGACCTATGGTCCTGAGTCTGTCGCCGGGGGAAACGCCTTTATCTGAAGGGCAGAACGTGTCGAAGAATGCTTCGATGTGGCGTATCGCAGACGATATGTGGGACTCGTGGAAGGATCTCAGGCACAACTTCGACCTCTTGAATTCCTGGACTGAATGGAGAAAAAAGGGGCATTGGCCTGATGCGGACATGCTTCCCATCGGCCACGTCTCATTGAATGGATCGCCGAACGGGCCGGATCGGCTCTCGAGGTTCACGAAGGAAGAAACGTACACGTTGTTGACTCTCTGGTGCATCGCCCGTTCTCCGCTTATCATGGGCGGGGAATTGCTCACGACCCCGCAGTGGGTCATTGCACTGCTGCAGAACAGCGAGGTCATCGCAGTTGACCAGCATAGTACGGAGAATCGCCAGGTGATGAAGAACGACTCCGATGCTGTCTGGATGGGTCGTGACCCAGCGACAGGAAAAATCTACGTCGCACTGTTCAATTTACTGGATCAGGGGCGCACGATAGAGTTCAAATTCGTGTGGGTGCCGGACCTCAAAGGGCCCTGCCTTCTGCACGATCTGTGGAACAATAGAGACATCGGCAGCGTTGAAAAACGCTTCACCATCACTGTAGGGGCGCACGGCGCCGGGCTGTTCAGTCTGACTCAGCAATAA
- a CDS encoding sodium:solute symporter family protein translates to MFGLRFLDLLVIAAYFGAIIAIGIRSALRIKNQEDYLLGGRKFGKLIQTFASFGQATSADQPVGVATTTFHNGASGAWSALLLVFFTPVFWITSPWLRRMRLLTMGDFYEERYGSKKMAATYALIATFGMMGLLSVGYTAMSKTVLAITPKSVAEYSAQERREYDLAQEMNGLENRDFNLLTEAQQARLHELRLLNPQGFFSYNSEALLVWIVCVITIMYAATGGLEAAFYTDMLQGSFIIVLSVILIPFSWSRISRIYGDGNILSAPKILHQHLPQSFFEIFGSPSLIDFTWYFIIAASLVAGVTVVTQPNQLVTNAAAKDEHSARMGFVTGVFMKRFCTILWAVVGLAATLLYTGKVQDSDLIWGYATHDLLGPVGFGLIGLMVASMMAALMSAASSLMLTVSGLLLHNIYRPLVPGKSEKHYVWAGRMFGGLFLIGAAMIALQFNDVFELLKFIWSFFVIFAAAFWLGLKWRRATRVAAWSSIVSTLFIFYIIPLAVPSAFPSLRTNTWMLLETHPSPVTRSYAASESDVELRNKERANWESLDPVHKASVECPPALKFGETFSKQYQLPSRAIFWSKQPVMNEKGVFVAQGSFFPELVVLHFLGFNLQDKPYALLETITMIVPLVFSFLVLVVVTLFTVSDHDERALRFFLKMRTKVRGLGPEADAVDLKNAFDHPDQTEKLLLFRGTNWEIYRWNRQDILGFLASIAIVFVVLGTLYAVVSIY, encoded by the coding sequence ATGTTTGGTCTTCGATTCCTTGACCTTCTCGTGATCGCCGCCTACTTCGGGGCGATCATAGCAATCGGTATTCGATCGGCGTTGCGAATAAAAAACCAGGAGGACTATCTTCTGGGAGGGAGAAAATTCGGAAAGCTGATCCAAACATTTGCAAGTTTTGGACAGGCGACGTCGGCGGACCAGCCCGTGGGGGTGGCAACTACAACTTTCCACAACGGAGCGTCCGGCGCATGGAGTGCGCTTCTGCTGGTATTCTTTACGCCGGTGTTCTGGATAACTTCCCCGTGGCTCCGCAGGATGAGACTGTTGACGATGGGAGATTTCTATGAGGAGCGTTATGGATCAAAAAAGATGGCAGCAACGTACGCTCTCATTGCGACGTTCGGGATGATGGGTTTGCTCTCCGTCGGTTACACGGCAATGAGCAAGACCGTGCTGGCAATTACCCCGAAAAGCGTCGCCGAATACAGCGCTCAGGAACGGCGGGAGTATGACCTTGCTCAGGAGATGAACGGACTGGAAAACAGAGACTTCAATCTGCTCACCGAGGCCCAACAAGCCCGGCTTCATGAATTACGGCTGCTGAATCCGCAAGGATTTTTTTCGTACAACAGTGAAGCGCTGCTTGTGTGGATCGTTTGCGTCATAACGATCATGTATGCCGCGACCGGAGGGCTGGAAGCTGCCTTTTACACCGACATGCTTCAGGGCTCGTTCATCATCGTTTTATCCGTCATCTTGATCCCGTTCTCCTGGTCGAGAATTTCCCGCATATACGGGGACGGTAATATTCTGTCCGCTCCGAAAATACTTCACCAACATTTGCCGCAGTCGTTCTTCGAAATATTCGGCTCCCCCTCGCTGATCGATTTTACCTGGTATTTCATCATTGCCGCCTCCTTGGTCGCAGGAGTCACCGTCGTCACGCAGCCCAATCAACTTGTGACGAATGCGGCGGCAAAGGACGAGCATTCGGCTCGAATGGGATTCGTCACCGGCGTGTTCATGAAGCGATTTTGCACGATCCTCTGGGCTGTTGTTGGCCTTGCCGCGACGTTATTGTATACGGGGAAAGTCCAGGATTCCGATCTGATCTGGGGGTACGCCACCCACGACCTCTTGGGACCTGTGGGGTTCGGATTGATCGGACTGATGGTGGCGTCGATGATGGCTGCGCTCATGTCTGCCGCAAGCTCCCTGATGCTCACGGTCTCCGGCTTGTTACTTCATAATATCTACCGGCCTCTGGTCCCGGGGAAGAGCGAGAAACACTACGTCTGGGCCGGCAGAATGTTTGGCGGATTGTTTCTGATCGGAGCGGCGATGATCGCGCTCCAGTTCAACGATGTCTTTGAACTCCTGAAATTTATCTGGTCATTTTTTGTTATCTTTGCGGCGGCGTTTTGGCTCGGATTAAAATGGCGGCGCGCAACGCGTGTGGCGGCATGGTCTTCCATCGTGTCGACGCTCTTCATCTTTTACATCATTCCGCTGGCAGTGCCCTCGGCATTCCCTTCGTTGCGGACAAATACGTGGATGCTTCTTGAAACCCATCCATCGCCGGTAACGCGTTCGTATGCCGCGAGTGAGTCGGATGTTGAGCTGAGGAATAAGGAGAGGGCGAATTGGGAGTCATTGGACCCTGTACATAAGGCATCTGTTGAATGCCCGCCGGCACTGAAGTTCGGCGAGACGTTTTCGAAACAGTATCAATTGCCTTCGAGAGCGATCTTTTGGTCCAAACAGCCGGTAATGAACGAGAAGGGGGTCTTCGTTGCGCAAGGGTCTTTTTTCCCTGAACTCGTCGTGCTGCATTTCCTTGGATTCAATCTCCAGGATAAGCCGTACGCCTTGCTAGAAACGATCACGATGATCGTTCCTCTGGTCTTTTCCTTTCTTGTTCTTGTCGTGGTGACGCTGTTCACTGTCTCCGATCACGATGAAAGAGCGCTTCGCTTCTTCCTGAAAATGCGGACCAAAGTCCGTGGCCTTGGGCCCGAGGCGGACGCGGTTGATCTCAAGAATGCTTTTGACCACCCCGATCAGACCGAGAAGCTCCTTCTTTTCCGGGGAACAAACTGGGAAATATACAGGTGGAACCGGCAAGACATCCTGGGGTTTCTCGCATCAATTGCCATCGTCTTCGTGGTCCTGGGAACATTGTACGCGGTGGTTTCCATCTACTAA
- a CDS encoding glycosyl hydrolase family 28 protein yields the protein MKTLDITTYGAIGDGKTDNALAIQKAIDDCSRSGGGIVSVPEGQTFLTGPFNLKSFVNLRVEENSTLLANPDESVYTKSAFRENVGEGSIWIGAENAKEVTISGKGAIDGNGAAFMGPEEKAAYALKPFVTFDRRPHVFTPVHCTGLSIHDVTFKNSAYWCLHLVGCSNVNIAGVKIYNDLKIRNSDGIDLDHSSNVLIKDCDIESGDDCICFKTRREYAEYGPTEHVVVSGCFLTSTSCAIKLGSENVDAIRDILVHDCTIRSSNRGIGLQNRDEGRMQDINFKNISVEGRLFDDVWWGKAEPISVTAYKRAASKGKDANVRFAKGQTEGNVGAISRVTFSGITCRSENGIFVGGESDKVHGIEFSDVHLQISKTTKFAGGVYDLRPSDTVGILQAPTAGFYLLNAKEVSLKNCSVHWGEKKTPYFKHALYASEVAGLRVDNFAGNGAQDGIKAIQCDRCESLQLT from the coding sequence GTGAAAACCCTTGACATAACCACATACGGAGCGATCGGCGACGGCAAAACAGACAATGCCCTCGCTATCCAAAAAGCAATCGATGACTGTTCACGGTCAGGCGGCGGAATCGTGAGCGTACCTGAGGGGCAAACATTTTTGACCGGGCCTTTCAATCTCAAATCGTTCGTCAACCTTCGCGTCGAAGAAAATTCAACCTTGCTGGCAAACCCGGATGAATCTGTGTACACGAAGAGCGCCTTCAGAGAGAATGTGGGCGAGGGGAGTATCTGGATAGGCGCTGAGAACGCGAAAGAAGTGACCATCAGCGGAAAAGGCGCCATCGATGGCAACGGCGCCGCCTTCATGGGGCCCGAGGAGAAAGCGGCGTACGCACTCAAGCCATTCGTTACTTTTGACCGGCGTCCACATGTATTCACTCCCGTCCATTGTACCGGGCTCTCCATCCACGATGTTACGTTCAAGAATTCCGCGTATTGGTGTCTTCACCTAGTCGGTTGCAGCAACGTGAACATCGCCGGAGTAAAGATCTACAATGACCTGAAAATCAGGAACTCCGACGGCATAGACCTGGATCACTCCTCAAACGTCCTTATTAAGGACTGCGATATTGAATCCGGCGACGATTGTATTTGCTTCAAAACGAGAAGGGAATACGCCGAATACGGGCCGACGGAGCATGTGGTAGTATCTGGTTGCTTCCTCACCTCGACTTCGTGTGCGATCAAGTTGGGGAGCGAGAATGTCGATGCGATCCGAGATATCCTTGTGCACGATTGTACCATTCGGTCCAGCAACCGAGGGATCGGCCTCCAAAATAGGGATGAGGGGCGCATGCAAGACATCAATTTTAAGAATATTTCAGTGGAAGGAAGATTATTTGACGACGTTTGGTGGGGGAAAGCCGAACCCATTTCTGTCACCGCTTATAAAAGAGCGGCAAGCAAAGGGAAGGACGCCAACGTCAGGTTTGCCAAAGGGCAAACAGAAGGAAACGTCGGCGCAATTTCCCGCGTGACGTTTTCAGGGATCACGTGCAGAAGCGAAAACGGGATCTTTGTCGGCGGAGAGAGCGACAAGGTCCATGGGATCGAATTTTCAGACGTTCATCTTCAAATTTCAAAGACCACGAAGTTTGCCGGCGGCGTGTACGACCTGCGCCCCTCGGATACCGTAGGGATTCTTCAAGCTCCCACCGCCGGGTTTTACTTATTGAATGCAAAAGAGGTTTCCTTAAAAAACTGTTCCGTTCATTGGGGAGAAAAGAAAACGCCGTACTTTAAGCACGCCCTCTATGCTTCAGAAGTTGCCGGCCTGCGCGTCGATAACTTCGCTGGGAACGGAGCACAGGACGGCATCAAAGCGATTCAGTGCGACAGGTGCGAAAGCCTGCAGCTCACCTAG